One part of the Pristiophorus japonicus isolate sPriJap1 chromosome 21, sPriJap1.hap1, whole genome shotgun sequence genome encodes these proteins:
- the LOC139233742 gene encoding uncharacterized protein isoform X1: MALGALFVGLFLLFQHVVGSTYLFFRGPGDVTTLQCNVPTGAGNNVTLCSSSDAGSGMGEIKCQHPKNEKPCDENIGPQGRKGYSEPECTKCKLHDDQTESLTFAVKTINSMVFTFMAQDSTEGGALECPSWLTLSQSGCENHDLFFVITQDANISSIEENSLSLTVSEGENVTLPCQFQNRKLLAFNLFWFRSGNVNKCLHSVSIDSQGPYSNPLCCVDRESSQIISNQSSHNPLVSRQSHNLTIHSAGLVDTGRYLCAVHSQDSGKSVWKIAANISLVTEPSAEISDSATSNSSETSNITYTNTQTQVNSVMSSGKSSDTPTSTFGISLVTSSITHNPAITVNVAIVCLIVLICIVGIVCIIGVVCRRKRQSAKGKGSSAPGPRAGDVQLTQVAECFPYSVVPRKDQSDDNEPVAYSVTRVPTPSSQPRPGEGMESTGPNIDSTEHVYCLIEESMVKGDDGKTEIQAVKCSDRTDHIPQVETSLAIELKPDGQSQPKEDSKEDPVALSNEQTYSLIGCPGTGSPGDTETRSRLEEDDPQPGPLEMEENPIYAKIEEA, from the exons GATCCACTTATCTCTTCTTCCGAGGACCAGGAGATGTCACCACTCTGCAATGCAACGTGCCCACCGGTGCTGGGAATAATGTAACCTTGTGCAGCTCCAGTGATGCCGGGTCAGGAATGGGTGAAATAAAATGTCAGCACCCAAAGAACGAGAAGCCATGTGATGAAAATATCGGTCCTCAGGGAAGAAAAGGATACAGTGAGCCAGAGTGTACAAAATGCAAATTACATGACGACCAAACAGAGTCTCTGACATTCGCTGTGAAGACGATTAACTCGATGGTGTTTACCTTCATGGCTCAGGATTCCACAGAAGGAGGGGCATTGGAGTGTCCGTCCTGGCTCACACTGTCACAGTCGGGATGTGAAAACCACGACTTGTTCTTTGTGATAACCCAGGATG CTAATATATCTTCTATTGAAGAAAACTCCTTGTCGCTGACAGTGTCAGAAGGAGAGAATGTGACTTTACCCTGCCAGTTTCAGAATAGAAAACTACTCGCCTTCAATCTGTTTTGGTTCAGATCTGGAAACGTCAATAAGTGTCTGCACTCTGTTTCCATTGACTCTCAGGGGCCATATTCTAACCCACTCTGTTGTGTGGATAGAGAGTCGTCACAAATAATCTCTAACCAAAGCTCACACAATCCTTTGGTTAGCCGCCAGTCTCACAACCTTACTATTCACTCAGCGGGCCTGGTGGACACTGGGAGGTATCTCTGTGCTGTACACAGTCAGGATTCAGGGAAATCTGTCTGGAAGATTGCAGCAAACATCTCCCTTGTGACGGAGCCCAGTGCAGAAATTTCAGACTCTGCCACCTCAAACTCCTCAGAGACCAGCAACATAACTTATACAAATACTCAAA CCCAGGTAAACAGTGTAATGAGCAGCGGGAAATCTTCAGACACTCCCACCTCAACATTTGGAATATCTTTAGTGACCAGCAGCATAACTCATA ACCCTGCCATCACTGTGAACGTAGCCATAGTGTGTCTGATTGTACTCATTTGCATTGTTGGGATAGTTTGCATTATTGGGGTAGTTTGCCGAAGGAAACGACAATCTGCCAAAGGTAAAG GATCCTCAGCACCAGGACCCAG GGCCGGTGATGTGCAGCTGACACAAGTGGCTGAAT GTTTCCCGTACTCTGTGGTTCCCAGGAAGGATCAGAGCGATGACAACGAGCCTGTTGCGTATTCGGTGACAAGAGTTCCAACGCCGTCGAGCCAGCCAAGGCCTGGTGAAGGAATGGAGAGCACTGGCCCAAACATTGACTCTACAGAGCATGTGTACTGTTTGATCGAGGAGTCAATGGTCAAAGG TGATGACGGCAAAACTGAAATCCAGGCAGTAAAAT GCAGTGACCGCACGGACCATATACCGCAGGTTGAAACCTCTTTAGCCATTGAACTCAAACCAGACGGCCAATCGCAGCCCAAAGAGGACAGTAAGGAGGATCCCGTTGCTCTGTCTAATGAGCAGACTTATTCTTTGATAGGTTGCCCGGGGACAGGGAGcccaggagacacggagacaaggtCTCGGCTGGAGGAAGATGATCCACAACCTGGCCCGTTAGAGATGGAAGAAAATCCTATTTATGCTAAAATAGAGGAAGCCTGA
- the LOC139233742 gene encoding uncharacterized protein isoform X3: MALGALFVGLFLLFQHVVGSTYLFFRGPGDVTTLQCNVPTGAGNNVTLCSSSDAGSGMGEIKCQHPKNEKPCDENIGPQGRKGYSEPECTKCKLHDDQTESLTFAVKTINSMVFTFMAQDSTEGGALECPSWLTLSQSGCENHDLFFVITQDANISSIEENSLSLTVSEGENVTLPCQFQNRKLLAFNLFWFRSGNVNKCLHSVSIDSQGPYSNPLCCVDRESSQIISNQSSHNPLVSRQSHNLTIHSAGLVDTGRYLCAVHSQDSGKSVWKIAANISLVTEPSAEISDSATSNSSETSNITYTNTQNPAITVNVAIVCLIVLICIVGIVCIIGVVCRRKRQSAKGKGSSAPGPRAGDVQLTQVAECFPYSVVPRKDQSDDNEPVAYSVTRVPTPSSQPRPGEGMESTGPNIDSTEHVYCLIEESMVKGDDGKTEIQAVKCSDRTDHIPQVETSLAIELKPDGQSQPKEDSKEDPVALSNEQTYSLIGCPGTGSPGDTETRSRLEEDDPQPGPLEMEENPIYAKIEEA; encoded by the exons GATCCACTTATCTCTTCTTCCGAGGACCAGGAGATGTCACCACTCTGCAATGCAACGTGCCCACCGGTGCTGGGAATAATGTAACCTTGTGCAGCTCCAGTGATGCCGGGTCAGGAATGGGTGAAATAAAATGTCAGCACCCAAAGAACGAGAAGCCATGTGATGAAAATATCGGTCCTCAGGGAAGAAAAGGATACAGTGAGCCAGAGTGTACAAAATGCAAATTACATGACGACCAAACAGAGTCTCTGACATTCGCTGTGAAGACGATTAACTCGATGGTGTTTACCTTCATGGCTCAGGATTCCACAGAAGGAGGGGCATTGGAGTGTCCGTCCTGGCTCACACTGTCACAGTCGGGATGTGAAAACCACGACTTGTTCTTTGTGATAACCCAGGATG CTAATATATCTTCTATTGAAGAAAACTCCTTGTCGCTGACAGTGTCAGAAGGAGAGAATGTGACTTTACCCTGCCAGTTTCAGAATAGAAAACTACTCGCCTTCAATCTGTTTTGGTTCAGATCTGGAAACGTCAATAAGTGTCTGCACTCTGTTTCCATTGACTCTCAGGGGCCATATTCTAACCCACTCTGTTGTGTGGATAGAGAGTCGTCACAAATAATCTCTAACCAAAGCTCACACAATCCTTTGGTTAGCCGCCAGTCTCACAACCTTACTATTCACTCAGCGGGCCTGGTGGACACTGGGAGGTATCTCTGTGCTGTACACAGTCAGGATTCAGGGAAATCTGTCTGGAAGATTGCAGCAAACATCTCCCTTGTGACGGAGCCCAGTGCAGAAATTTCAGACTCTGCCACCTCAAACTCCTCAGAGACCAGCAACATAACTTATACAAATACTCAAA ACCCTGCCATCACTGTGAACGTAGCCATAGTGTGTCTGATTGTACTCATTTGCATTGTTGGGATAGTTTGCATTATTGGGGTAGTTTGCCGAAGGAAACGACAATCTGCCAAAGGTAAAG GATCCTCAGCACCAGGACCCAG GGCCGGTGATGTGCAGCTGACACAAGTGGCTGAAT GTTTCCCGTACTCTGTGGTTCCCAGGAAGGATCAGAGCGATGACAACGAGCCTGTTGCGTATTCGGTGACAAGAGTTCCAACGCCGTCGAGCCAGCCAAGGCCTGGTGAAGGAATGGAGAGCACTGGCCCAAACATTGACTCTACAGAGCATGTGTACTGTTTGATCGAGGAGTCAATGGTCAAAGG TGATGACGGCAAAACTGAAATCCAGGCAGTAAAAT GCAGTGACCGCACGGACCATATACCGCAGGTTGAAACCTCTTTAGCCATTGAACTCAAACCAGACGGCCAATCGCAGCCCAAAGAGGACAGTAAGGAGGATCCCGTTGCTCTGTCTAATGAGCAGACTTATTCTTTGATAGGTTGCCCGGGGACAGGGAGcccaggagacacggagacaaggtCTCGGCTGGAGGAAGATGATCCACAACCTGGCCCGTTAGAGATGGAAGAAAATCCTATTTATGCTAAAATAGAGGAAGCCTGA
- the LOC139233742 gene encoding uncharacterized protein isoform X2 — translation MALGALFVGLFLLFQHVVGSTYLFFRGPGDVTTLQCNVPTGAGNNVTLCSSSDAGSGMGEIKCQHPKNEKPCDENIGPQGRKGYSEPECTKCKLHDDQTESLTFAVKTINSMVFTFMAQDSTEGGALECPSWLTLSQSGCENHDLFFVITQDANISSIEENSLSLTVSEGENVTLPCQFQNRKLLAFNLFWFRSGNVNKCLHSVSIDSQGPYSNPLCCVDRESSQIISNQSSHNPLVSRQSHNLTIHSAGLVDTGRYLCAVHSQDSGKSVWKIAANISLVTEPSAEISDSATSNSSETSNITYTNTQTQVNSVMSSGKSSDTPTSTFGISLVTSSITHNPAITVNVAIVCLIVLICIVGIVCIIGVVCRRKRQSAKGSSAPGPRAGDVQLTQVAECFPYSVVPRKDQSDDNEPVAYSVTRVPTPSSQPRPGEGMESTGPNIDSTEHVYCLIEESMVKGDDGKTEIQAVKCSDRTDHIPQVETSLAIELKPDGQSQPKEDSKEDPVALSNEQTYSLIGCPGTGSPGDTETRSRLEEDDPQPGPLEMEENPIYAKIEEA, via the exons GATCCACTTATCTCTTCTTCCGAGGACCAGGAGATGTCACCACTCTGCAATGCAACGTGCCCACCGGTGCTGGGAATAATGTAACCTTGTGCAGCTCCAGTGATGCCGGGTCAGGAATGGGTGAAATAAAATGTCAGCACCCAAAGAACGAGAAGCCATGTGATGAAAATATCGGTCCTCAGGGAAGAAAAGGATACAGTGAGCCAGAGTGTACAAAATGCAAATTACATGACGACCAAACAGAGTCTCTGACATTCGCTGTGAAGACGATTAACTCGATGGTGTTTACCTTCATGGCTCAGGATTCCACAGAAGGAGGGGCATTGGAGTGTCCGTCCTGGCTCACACTGTCACAGTCGGGATGTGAAAACCACGACTTGTTCTTTGTGATAACCCAGGATG CTAATATATCTTCTATTGAAGAAAACTCCTTGTCGCTGACAGTGTCAGAAGGAGAGAATGTGACTTTACCCTGCCAGTTTCAGAATAGAAAACTACTCGCCTTCAATCTGTTTTGGTTCAGATCTGGAAACGTCAATAAGTGTCTGCACTCTGTTTCCATTGACTCTCAGGGGCCATATTCTAACCCACTCTGTTGTGTGGATAGAGAGTCGTCACAAATAATCTCTAACCAAAGCTCACACAATCCTTTGGTTAGCCGCCAGTCTCACAACCTTACTATTCACTCAGCGGGCCTGGTGGACACTGGGAGGTATCTCTGTGCTGTACACAGTCAGGATTCAGGGAAATCTGTCTGGAAGATTGCAGCAAACATCTCCCTTGTGACGGAGCCCAGTGCAGAAATTTCAGACTCTGCCACCTCAAACTCCTCAGAGACCAGCAACATAACTTATACAAATACTCAAA CCCAGGTAAACAGTGTAATGAGCAGCGGGAAATCTTCAGACACTCCCACCTCAACATTTGGAATATCTTTAGTGACCAGCAGCATAACTCATA ACCCTGCCATCACTGTGAACGTAGCCATAGTGTGTCTGATTGTACTCATTTGCATTGTTGGGATAGTTTGCATTATTGGGGTAGTTTGCCGAAGGAAACGACAATCTGCCAAAG GATCCTCAGCACCAGGACCCAG GGCCGGTGATGTGCAGCTGACACAAGTGGCTGAAT GTTTCCCGTACTCTGTGGTTCCCAGGAAGGATCAGAGCGATGACAACGAGCCTGTTGCGTATTCGGTGACAAGAGTTCCAACGCCGTCGAGCCAGCCAAGGCCTGGTGAAGGAATGGAGAGCACTGGCCCAAACATTGACTCTACAGAGCATGTGTACTGTTTGATCGAGGAGTCAATGGTCAAAGG TGATGACGGCAAAACTGAAATCCAGGCAGTAAAAT GCAGTGACCGCACGGACCATATACCGCAGGTTGAAACCTCTTTAGCCATTGAACTCAAACCAGACGGCCAATCGCAGCCCAAAGAGGACAGTAAGGAGGATCCCGTTGCTCTGTCTAATGAGCAGACTTATTCTTTGATAGGTTGCCCGGGGACAGGGAGcccaggagacacggagacaaggtCTCGGCTGGAGGAAGATGATCCACAACCTGGCCCGTTAGAGATGGAAGAAAATCCTATTTATGCTAAAATAGAGGAAGCCTGA
- the LOC139233742 gene encoding uncharacterized protein isoform X4, which produces MALGALFVGLFLLFQHVVGSTYLFFRGPGDVTTLQCNVPTGAGNNVTLCSSSDAGSGMGEIKCQHPKNEKPCDENIGPQGRKGYSEPECTKCKLHDDQTESLTFAVKTINSMVFTFMAQDSTEGGALECPSWLTLSQSGCENHDLFFVITQDANISSIEENSLSLTVSEGENVTLPCQFQNRKLLAFNLFWFRSGNVNKCLHSVSIDSQGPYSNPLCCVDRESSQIISNQSSHNPLVSRQSHNLTIHSAGLVDTGRYLCAVHSQDSGKSVWKIAANISLVTEPSAEISDSATSNSSETSNITYTNTQTQVNSVMSSGKSSDTPTSTFGISLVTSSITHNPAITVNVAIVCLIVLICIVGIVCIIGVVCRRKRQSAKGKGSSAPGPRAGDVQLTQVAECFPYSVVPRKDQSDDNEPVAYSVTRVPTPSSQPRPGEGMESTGPNIDSTEHVYCLIEESMVKGDDGKTEIQAVKCCPGTGSPGDTETRSRLEEDDPQPGPLEMEENPIYAKIEEA; this is translated from the exons GATCCACTTATCTCTTCTTCCGAGGACCAGGAGATGTCACCACTCTGCAATGCAACGTGCCCACCGGTGCTGGGAATAATGTAACCTTGTGCAGCTCCAGTGATGCCGGGTCAGGAATGGGTGAAATAAAATGTCAGCACCCAAAGAACGAGAAGCCATGTGATGAAAATATCGGTCCTCAGGGAAGAAAAGGATACAGTGAGCCAGAGTGTACAAAATGCAAATTACATGACGACCAAACAGAGTCTCTGACATTCGCTGTGAAGACGATTAACTCGATGGTGTTTACCTTCATGGCTCAGGATTCCACAGAAGGAGGGGCATTGGAGTGTCCGTCCTGGCTCACACTGTCACAGTCGGGATGTGAAAACCACGACTTGTTCTTTGTGATAACCCAGGATG CTAATATATCTTCTATTGAAGAAAACTCCTTGTCGCTGACAGTGTCAGAAGGAGAGAATGTGACTTTACCCTGCCAGTTTCAGAATAGAAAACTACTCGCCTTCAATCTGTTTTGGTTCAGATCTGGAAACGTCAATAAGTGTCTGCACTCTGTTTCCATTGACTCTCAGGGGCCATATTCTAACCCACTCTGTTGTGTGGATAGAGAGTCGTCACAAATAATCTCTAACCAAAGCTCACACAATCCTTTGGTTAGCCGCCAGTCTCACAACCTTACTATTCACTCAGCGGGCCTGGTGGACACTGGGAGGTATCTCTGTGCTGTACACAGTCAGGATTCAGGGAAATCTGTCTGGAAGATTGCAGCAAACATCTCCCTTGTGACGGAGCCCAGTGCAGAAATTTCAGACTCTGCCACCTCAAACTCCTCAGAGACCAGCAACATAACTTATACAAATACTCAAA CCCAGGTAAACAGTGTAATGAGCAGCGGGAAATCTTCAGACACTCCCACCTCAACATTTGGAATATCTTTAGTGACCAGCAGCATAACTCATA ACCCTGCCATCACTGTGAACGTAGCCATAGTGTGTCTGATTGTACTCATTTGCATTGTTGGGATAGTTTGCATTATTGGGGTAGTTTGCCGAAGGAAACGACAATCTGCCAAAGGTAAAG GATCCTCAGCACCAGGACCCAG GGCCGGTGATGTGCAGCTGACACAAGTGGCTGAAT GTTTCCCGTACTCTGTGGTTCCCAGGAAGGATCAGAGCGATGACAACGAGCCTGTTGCGTATTCGGTGACAAGAGTTCCAACGCCGTCGAGCCAGCCAAGGCCTGGTGAAGGAATGGAGAGCACTGGCCCAAACATTGACTCTACAGAGCATGTGTACTGTTTGATCGAGGAGTCAATGGTCAAAGG TGATGACGGCAAAACTGAAATCCAGGCAGTAAAAT GTTGCCCGGGGACAGGGAGcccaggagacacggagacaaggtCTCGGCTGGAGGAAGATGATCCACAACCTGGCCCGTTAGAGATGGAAGAAAATCCTATTTATGCTAAAATAGAGGAAGCCTGA